In the genome of Hymenobacter taeanensis, one region contains:
- the purF gene encoding amidophosphoribosyltransferase, with protein MCGIVGFYGPDDVAHDIVFGLTALQHRGQDAAGIATFDDNFHLCKGNGLISDVFRPKQLKKLKGNIGIGHARYTTQGSNDAELAQPFTTSYPFGLAMVHNGNVINFRSAAKRLHEKYHVLPKTSNDLELIMYTFASELRLKNLDDLSVIDIFDAVETTQELVKGAYATITVIAGHGLLAFNDPLGIRPLVLGRRETEKGPIYAFASESTCFDYLGFEFIKNVGPGQAIFIDKDYKVHYKNPYAQPKNFCVFEHIYFAREDSTIHGRLVARERVRLGKMLARKVIESGIQPDMVIDVPSSGYFSASGLAEAIGVPYRRALVKNNHMGRSFIVSSQAGREDIVKKKLNPIREFVEGKKIAVVDDSIVRGTTSRRIVRILREAGAAEVYFISSAPPIISPCIYGIDMAMSTELIAANYTEEEICRYIEADKVIYQSIEDLQELFSEDKGHGGSCFACFTGKYPTGDVTKYLRHIQEERQSHRPDKKDNASTLPSVSAKAPEPTEH; from the coding sequence ATGTGCGGAATTGTAGGTTTTTACGGCCCCGATGACGTCGCCCACGACATCGTATTTGGTCTGACGGCGCTCCAGCACCGCGGCCAGGACGCGGCCGGCATAGCCACCTTCGACGATAACTTTCACCTCTGTAAAGGCAATGGCCTTATTTCCGACGTGTTCCGCCCCAAGCAGCTCAAGAAGCTGAAGGGTAACATCGGCATTGGGCATGCCCGCTACACCACGCAGGGCTCCAACGATGCAGAGCTGGCGCAGCCCTTTACCACCAGCTACCCCTTCGGGCTGGCCATGGTGCACAACGGCAACGTCATCAACTTCCGCTCGGCCGCCAAGCGTTTGCACGAGAAGTACCACGTGCTGCCCAAAACCAGCAACGACCTGGAGCTGATCATGTATACCTTCGCCTCAGAGCTGCGCCTGAAGAACCTCGACGACCTCTCGGTTATCGACATCTTCGACGCCGTGGAGACGACCCAGGAGCTGGTGAAAGGGGCCTACGCCACCATCACTGTTATTGCCGGCCATGGCCTGCTGGCGTTCAACGACCCGCTGGGCATCCGGCCGCTGGTGCTGGGCCGCCGCGAGACGGAAAAAGGTCCCATTTATGCCTTCGCCTCCGAAAGCACCTGCTTCGACTACCTGGGGTTTGAGTTCATCAAGAACGTAGGTCCCGGTCAGGCCATCTTCATTGATAAGGATTATAAGGTTCACTACAAGAACCCGTACGCGCAACCGAAGAACTTCTGCGTGTTCGAACACATCTACTTCGCCCGCGAAGACTCCACCATTCATGGCCGCCTGGTGGCCCGGGAACGGGTGCGCTTGGGCAAAATGCTGGCGCGTAAGGTTATTGAATCGGGCATTCAGCCAGATATGGTGATTGACGTGCCTTCTTCAGGGTACTTCTCGGCATCTGGCCTGGCCGAAGCTATTGGCGTGCCCTACCGCCGGGCCTTGGTGAAGAACAACCACATGGGCCGTTCCTTCATTGTGAGCAGCCAGGCCGGCCGCGAAGACATCGTGAAGAAGAAGCTCAACCCCATCCGGGAGTTTGTGGAGGGCAAAAAGATTGCCGTGGTAGATGACAGTATTGTGCGCGGCACCACCTCACGGCGTATCGTGCGCATCCTGCGCGAGGCCGGGGCTGCGGAAGTCTACTTCATCAGCAGTGCGCCGCCCATCATTTCGCCGTGCATCTATGGCATTGATATGGCCATGAGCACTGAGCTGATTGCCGCCAACTACACCGAGGAGGAAATCTGCCGCTACATTGAGGCCGACAAGGTCATCTATCAGTCGATTGAAGACCTGCAGGAGCTGTTCTCCGAAGACAAAGGCCACGGCGGCAGCTGCTTTGCCTGCTTCACCGGTAAGTACCCCACCGGCGACGTAACCAAGTACCTGCGCCACATTCAGGAAGAGCGCCAGAGCCACCGCCCCGACAAGAAAGACAACGCCAGCACGCTGCCCTCCGTCAGCGCCAAGGCTCCTGAACCAACGGAACATTAA